The following are encoded together in the Bradymonas sediminis genome:
- a CDS encoding heme/hemin ABC transporter substrate-binding protein — translation MTEVSEMTKHRYIMTLLVSITLGGVGPVGCDRPEPPPAQKAGATDEVAAAPDADAQTPRVVTIGGTITEIAFALGAGEQIVAADKSSVYPEEVKKIAVLDLFRNIAAEPIIAQDPTLILATDQTNPKDALARVKGAGVDVVEISEDPGVDQARQRIRDIADVLGRAQQADALIAKMDQDLEAASQKVSACNKPARTLFVYARGPNTVFVAGRDTGARALVELAGGEPVHGDFSDFKPMSAEAIVAANPDAILMTDGGLRSLGGLEGLQRVKGLGETAAVKNKRVITREDLALLGFGPRLGQVVLELTDDLCLDAAPSDE, via the coding sequence ATGACCGAGGTATCTGAGATGACCAAGCATCGCTATATAATGACCCTGTTGGTGAGCATCACTCTGGGCGGCGTCGGGCCCGTCGGCTGCGACAGGCCGGAGCCGCCGCCCGCCCAAAAAGCCGGCGCCACTGACGAAGTCGCCGCCGCGCCCGACGCCGATGCCCAGACCCCGCGGGTGGTCACCATCGGAGGCACCATCACCGAGATCGCCTTCGCCCTGGGGGCCGGCGAGCAGATCGTCGCGGCGGATAAATCGAGCGTATATCCTGAAGAGGTGAAGAAGATCGCCGTGCTGGATCTCTTCCGAAATATCGCCGCCGAGCCGATCATCGCCCAGGACCCGACCTTGATTTTGGCCACCGACCAGACCAATCCCAAAGATGCCCTGGCGAGGGTAAAGGGCGCGGGGGTTGATGTGGTAGAGATCAGCGAAGACCCCGGCGTGGACCAGGCGCGCCAGCGCATCCGCGACATCGCCGACGTGCTGGGGCGGGCACAGCAGGCCGACGCGCTGATCGCGAAGATGGACCAGGACCTGGAGGCCGCCAGCCAGAAGGTCAGCGCGTGCAACAAGCCCGCGCGCACCCTCTTTGTTTACGCGCGCGGCCCCAACACCGTGTTCGTCGCCGGGCGTGACACCGGCGCGCGCGCGCTGGTTGAGCTGGCCGGCGGCGAGCCGGTGCACGGCGACTTCTCCGACTTTAAGCCCATGAGCGCCGAGGCCATCGTGGCGGCGAATCCCGACGCAATCCTAATGACCGACGGCGGCCTGCGCAGCCTGGGCGGCCTCGAAGGGCTCCAGCGGGTCAAAGGCCTGGGCGAGACCGCGGCGGTCAAGAATAAACGGGTCATCACGCGCGAAGACCTGGCCCTGCTCGGGTTTGGCCCGCGCCTTGGACAGGTCGTGCTGGAACTGACCGATGATCTTTGCCTCGACGCGGCGCCGAGCGACGAGTGA
- a CDS encoding FecCD family ABC transporter permease: MRHLRKAQKPQPAGVMLLLGGMLLGAILLGCGQGATAVAPSEILQVLAAKLGLQASPGRPLEAIVWSIRLPRVLLAALVGASLALAGASLQGLFRNPLADPGLIGISSGAASGAALALVAGWVLQPVLSWVPAWLLVPLAAFAGGVLATFVVYRIATFNGRTSVATMLLAGIAINALGGALIGFLTFAADEAALRSLSMWMLGSLGGAGWTQVLVCAGGLLVGSCFLLRRTGEIDALMLGAREAQDLGVDVQRLERRIVLLSAFMVGLAVAFTGLIGFIGLVAPHMIRLWRGPSHRVVLPGAMLLGALLLVLADVFSRTLLAPAELPIGIVTALVGAPFFLFLLMQRREGGWS, translated from the coding sequence GTGAGACACCTGCGCAAAGCCCAGAAGCCTCAACCCGCGGGCGTGATGCTTCTGCTTGGTGGGATGCTCCTCGGGGCCATCTTGCTCGGTTGCGGGCAGGGGGCCACGGCGGTCGCCCCGTCCGAGATCCTGCAGGTCCTGGCCGCCAAGCTCGGGCTGCAGGCCTCGCCGGGGCGCCCGCTTGAGGCGATCGTCTGGTCGATCCGGCTGCCGCGGGTGTTGCTCGCCGCGCTGGTGGGCGCAAGTCTGGCGTTGGCTGGCGCGTCGCTGCAGGGGCTCTTTCGCAATCCGCTGGCCGACCCTGGGCTGATCGGTATTTCGAGCGGCGCCGCCAGCGGCGCGGCGCTAGCCTTGGTGGCCGGGTGGGTATTGCAGCCCGTACTATCGTGGGTTCCGGCCTGGCTCCTGGTGCCGCTGGCCGCTTTCGCCGGGGGCGTGCTGGCGACCTTCGTGGTCTATCGCATCGCCACGTTTAATGGGCGCACGTCGGTGGCCACGATGCTGCTGGCCGGGATCGCGATTAACGCGCTGGGCGGCGCGTTGATCGGGTTCTTGACCTTCGCCGCCGACGAAGCCGCGCTGCGCTCGCTGAGCATGTGGATGCTCGGGAGCCTGGGCGGGGCGGGGTGGACGCAGGTGCTCGTCTGCGCCGGCGGCTTGCTGGTGGGAAGTTGTTTTTTGTTGCGGCGCACGGGCGAAATCGACGCCCTGATGCTCGGCGCGCGCGAAGCCCAGGACCTGGGCGTCGACGTGCAGCGCTTGGAGCGGCGCATCGTGCTGCTGAGCGCGTTTATGGTCGGGCTGGCGGTGGCTTTTACCGGGCTGATCGGGTTCATCGGGTTGGTCGCGCCGCATATGATACGACTGTGGCGCGGCCCGTCGCACCGCGTCGTTTTGCCCGGCGCGATGCTGCTCGGCGCGCTGTTGCTGGTCCTGGCTGATGTGTTCTCCCGCACGCTGCTCGCCCCGGCCGAGCTGCCGATCGGCATCGTCACGGCGCTGGTCGGCGCCCCGTTCTTTCTCTTTTTGTTGATGCAGCGGCGCGAAGGAGGTTGGTCATGA
- a CDS encoding heme ABC transporter ATP-binding protein, with amino-acid sequence MSLLAKDVSVHVGSKTLVDRASLACLPGQVVALLGPNGAGKSTLLSALTGERLAKAPATVTLNARALGAWRPAELARQRAVMRQYTQVPFAFSALEVVEFGHLPWQGSAANRAPLGPGRFGLTRPDARDYLEAVGLGGMGARKYPTLSGGEARRVQLARALIQVRALRELPAPPNVADPEVPARYLLLDEPLAGLDIAEASRVLGLIAQVSARNIGVIAVFHDLNAAAHIADHIVLMRRAEIIAQGTPAACMSQQNLEDCFRTPMSVTLSERGIPRIQPDFCAR; translated from the coding sequence ATGAGCCTGTTGGCCAAAGATGTGAGCGTGCATGTTGGGTCGAAGACGCTGGTCGATCGCGCAAGCCTTGCGTGTCTCCCAGGGCAAGTCGTGGCGCTCCTGGGGCCAAACGGCGCCGGCAAATCCACGCTGCTCAGCGCGTTGACCGGCGAGCGCCTCGCCAAGGCACCCGCTACGGTCACCCTAAACGCTCGCGCCCTGGGCGCCTGGAGGCCGGCCGAGCTGGCCCGCCAGCGCGCGGTGATGCGCCAATATACCCAGGTCCCGTTCGCGTTCTCGGCGCTTGAGGTTGTCGAGTTTGGCCATCTTCCCTGGCAAGGGAGCGCAGCCAACCGAGCGCCTCTTGGACCCGGTCGATTTGGTCTCACGCGGCCCGACGCGCGCGATTATCTCGAGGCCGTGGGGCTTGGCGGCATGGGCGCGCGCAAATACCCTACGCTCTCGGGCGGTGAGGCCCGGCGGGTGCAGCTTGCGCGCGCGCTGATTCAAGTGCGCGCGCTGCGAGAGCTGCCCGCGCCGCCCAACGTTGCCGACCCCGAGGTGCCCGCCCGTTACTTGTTGCTCGACGAGCCGCTGGCGGGCCTGGATATCGCGGAGGCCTCGCGCGTGCTTGGACTAATCGCGCAGGTGAGCGCGCGAAATATCGGCGTCATCGCGGTCTTTCACGACCTCAACGCCGCTGCCCATATCGCCGATCATATTGTGCTGATGCGCCGCGCCGAGATCATCGCGCAGGGGACGCCTGCGGCGTGCATGAGCCAGCAAAACCTCGAAGACTGCTTCCGCACGCCGATGTCGGTAACCTTGAGCGAGCGGGGGATCCCGAGGATCCAGCCCGACTTCTGCGCGAGATAG
- a CDS encoding polysaccharide biosynthesis protein, which yields MHKPTDWFLELPTLPRGVRVFMIATFHLLLFTAAFWGAFAIRFDFEIPASYQETIIELLPIVLAVKLVVFLALKMFRGWWRYVSLYDVMALGRALMISSTVLVLINVFAVTPSSFPRSVYLIDFGLSFLGLAATRGSLRLIRESMRSNLASRTDAKRLLILGAGDTGETLVREINKNRNLPFRPIAFLDDDPYKHKLRIHGVPVLGSMELIESIVAAHEIEQIIIAMPSASREQMRLIFDRAHSTQADVQILPALESMLSGEVALTQLRKVSISDLLGRAPVRLDTKSVDNFLKGKTVLVTGAAGSIGSELCRQVLRFGPKRLVMVDQAETPLFFIERELRAKQQASLGGEQDPDQLVACIGDIRDKARMSAVFATQQPEVVFHAAAYKHVPMMEKNPAEAVHNNVVGTQTIADLACENQVSAFVLVSTDKAVNPTSVMGTTKRITELYVDSLARRQSPDGPQTKFCAVRFGNVLGSNGSVVPIFREQIQRGGPITVTDAKMTRYFMTIPEAAQLVLQAGAIGRGGELFVLDMGEPVKILELAKDMIRLSGLTSDDIDIVISGARPGEKLYEELSFDEEELQKTRHKKIFIGNQNRDDFDKLRNAYEALIEAAHADDDIKVRQLLKRIVPSYSHPQADEKVVSIQSGKFKALSGG from the coding sequence ATGCATAAACCGACGGATTGGTTTCTAGAATTGCCCACGCTCCCCCGAGGGGTGCGGGTCTTCATGATCGCGACTTTCCACCTGCTGCTTTTTACGGCGGCGTTCTGGGGAGCGTTCGCCATCCGCTTCGATTTCGAGATCCCGGCGAGCTATCAAGAGACGATCATCGAGCTCTTGCCGATCGTGCTCGCGGTGAAGCTTGTTGTGTTCCTGGCCCTGAAGATGTTCCGCGGCTGGTGGCGCTACGTCAGCCTCTATGACGTCATGGCACTGGGGCGCGCGCTAATGATCAGCAGCACGGTCCTGGTGCTCATCAATGTCTTCGCGGTGACCCCCAGCTCATTCCCGCGCTCGGTCTATCTGATCGACTTCGGCCTGTCGTTTCTGGGACTCGCCGCCACCCGCGGCAGCCTGCGCCTGATTCGCGAGTCGATGCGCTCGAATTTAGCGTCGCGCACCGACGCCAAGCGCCTGCTCATCCTCGGCGCAGGCGACACCGGTGAGACGCTGGTGCGCGAGATCAATAAGAATCGAAACCTGCCCTTTCGCCCGATCGCCTTCCTCGACGACGACCCCTATAAGCATAAGCTTCGGATCCACGGCGTACCGGTGCTGGGCAGCATGGAGTTAATCGAGTCGATCGTGGCGGCCCACGAGATCGAGCAGATCATCATCGCGATGCCGTCGGCCTCGCGCGAGCAGATGCGTTTGATCTTCGACCGCGCCCACTCCACCCAGGCAGACGTGCAGATCCTGCCGGCCCTGGAGTCGATGCTCAGCGGCGAAGTTGCGCTGACCCAATTGCGAAAGGTGTCGATCTCGGACCTGTTGGGGCGCGCCCCGGTGCGCCTCGACACGAAGTCCGTCGACAATTTCCTAAAAGGAAAGACGGTGCTGGTGACCGGCGCTGCGGGGTCGATCGGCTCGGAATTATGCCGCCAGGTGCTGCGCTTTGGCCCTAAAAGACTCGTCATGGTCGACCAGGCGGAGACCCCGCTCTTCTTTATCGAGCGCGAGCTTCGCGCCAAGCAGCAGGCATCGCTCGGCGGCGAGCAGGACCCCGACCAGCTCGTGGCATGCATCGGTGATATTCGCGACAAGGCGCGCATGAGCGCGGTATTTGCCACCCAGCAGCCCGAAGTGGTCTTTCACGCCGCGGCCTATAAGCATGTGCCGATGATGGAGAAGAACCCGGCCGAAGCGGTCCACAATAATGTGGTCGGCACCCAGACCATCGCGGACCTCGCGTGCGAAAATCAGGTCTCCGCCTTCGTGTTGGTCTCGACCGATAAGGCGGTCAACCCGACCTCGGTCATGGGCACGACCAAGCGCATCACCGAGCTGTACGTCGACTCGCTGGCGCGCCGCCAATCGCCAGACGGCCCGCAGACCAAATTCTGCGCGGTGCGCTTTGGCAATGTGCTCGGCTCCAACGGCAGCGTGGTGCCGATCTTCCGCGAGCAGATCCAGCGCGGCGGCCCCATCACGGTCACCGACGCCAAGATGACCCGCTATTTTATGACCATCCCCGAGGCCGCCCAGCTCGTGCTGCAGGCCGGCGCCATCGGGCGCGGCGGCGAGCTATTCGTGCTCGATATGGGCGAGCCGGTGAAGATTCTGGAGCTGGCCAAGGATATGATTCGCCTCTCGGGGCTGACCTCCGACGATATCGACATCGTCATCAGCGGCGCGCGCCCCGGCGAGAAGCTCTACGAAGAGCTCTCCTTCGACGAAGAGGAGTTGCAGAAGACCCGCCACAAAAAGATCTTTATCGGCAACCAAAATCGCGACGACTTCGACAAGCTGCGCAACGCCTACGAGGCCCTCATCGAGGCCGCCCACGCCGACGACGATATCAAGGTGCGCCAGCTGCTCAAGCGCATCGTGCCGAGCTATTCGCACCCGCAGGCCGACGAGAAGGTCGTCTCGATACAGAGCGGTAAATTCAAAGCGTTGTCGGGAGGTTGA
- a CDS encoding ribonuclease H-like domain-containing protein: MPSGFKKRLTRLHASRQRLRQTERAADDGESRVFLADDVPGPQKTPETPVVETPTVEAYDAWAQVGAKVQKSARGPAYYLHQAHSGNIAHGRWRLEQGRDIEINGFCDKFPALFAGEQTRRLPEIAPHRLAFVDLETNGLSKKSYPFCVGIGLWEDGIFSVYHFLMRDADDEPAVLAASVDLLRKTDGLCTFNGASFDVPMLKRRCELHGIAHPFDTAPHIDLLRISRKLYAHRKSHKLSKLEEDLLDFGRVDDVPGAEIPRLWSRYLKAKNPRPLLGIFEHNRLDILSMVVLFSEFDEALNPPTSAEQPPAAAPTPAQPPESTASIVSAMNQSLARSYALRKKSKTRRGSRGAGTLTDTSPQKPQSSALAPAFSRGDLNRGMPIGGRLRILRAEVEDALERSAGVDADLLPRLHEMLALAPRHPFALEKIVDYYRQTQQTALARHFEKRLQDVSPF, translated from the coding sequence ATGCCATCAGGATTCAAAAAACGCCTAACCCGTTTACACGCCTCGCGCCAACGCCTGCGCCAGACCGAGCGCGCAGCCGATGACGGTGAATCACGCGTATTTTTGGCCGACGATGTGCCGGGGCCGCAAAAGACGCCCGAGACGCCGGTGGTCGAAACGCCAACGGTCGAAGCATATGACGCATGGGCGCAGGTCGGCGCCAAAGTCCAGAAGAGCGCACGTGGGCCCGCTTATTACCTGCATCAGGCGCATTCGGGCAACATCGCTCACGGGAGGTGGCGACTTGAGCAGGGGCGCGACATTGAAATTAACGGGTTCTGCGATAAATTCCCCGCCCTCTTTGCCGGCGAGCAGACCCGCAGGCTGCCCGAAATCGCGCCGCATCGGCTGGCCTTCGTCGATCTGGAGACCAACGGCCTGTCCAAAAAGAGCTATCCATTTTGCGTGGGCATCGGCCTGTGGGAAGACGGCATATTCTCGGTCTACCACTTCCTGATGCGCGACGCCGACGACGAGCCCGCCGTGCTCGCGGCGAGCGTCGATTTGCTGCGAAAGACCGACGGGCTTTGCACCTTTAACGGCGCGTCCTTCGATGTTCCGATGCTCAAACGCCGCTGCGAGCTCCACGGCATCGCGCATCCCTTCGACACCGCCCCGCATATCGACCTGCTGCGCATCTCGCGCAAACTCTATGCGCACCGAAAGAGCCATAAATTATCGAAACTTGAGGAAGATCTTCTCGACTTCGGGCGCGTTGATGATGTGCCGGGCGCCGAGATTCCGAGGCTGTGGAGTCGCTATCTGAAGGCCAAAAACCCGCGCCCACTGCTCGGCATTTTCGAGCATAACCGCCTCGATATTCTCTCCATGGTGGTGCTCTTCTCCGAATTCGACGAAGCGCTCAATCCGCCGACTTCCGCCGAGCAGCCGCCAGCCGCGGCGCCCACCCCGGCTCAACCGCCGGAGTCCACCGCCTCGATCGTCTCGGCGATGAATCAGAGCCTCGCGCGCTCCTACGCGCTGCGCAAAAAATCGAAGACGCGGCGTGGCAGCCGCGGCGCCGGCACCCTGACGGACACGTCGCCGCAGAAGCCCCAAAGCAGCGCCCTGGCGCCGGCGTTCTCGCGCGGCGACCTCAACCGGGGCATGCCCATCGGCGGGCGCTTGCGCATCTTGCGCGCCGAGGTCGAGGACGCGCTTGAGCGCAGCGCGGGCGTGGACGCCGACCTTCTCCCCCGCCTCCACGAGATGCTGGCGCTCGCCCCCCGACACCCCTTTGCCCTGGAAAAAATCGTCGACTACTACCGCCAAACCCAGCAAACCGCGCTCGCCCGGCACTTCGAGAAACGCCTCCAGGACGTCTCTCCATTTTAG
- a CDS encoding M23 family metallopeptidase → MMLAIGAGLWWWFAERDPEGDKRLEQEVLLARASAVVGESVLAARAPLEVEEADPELGTSKREEQLNAVWVEGEEVEMRGVLKSGESISGVLNARNISTQSIHSVVSATAKEFNFRRSRPGDEWFVRVGADGKINLLRYQSSPEDIWETTRSGDDTYQCVKLEVAVQVREEVIGGVVKSSLWQAVADQGEDGSLIYNFADIFAYTIDFNANTQPGDRFALVFEKVYIEDQFLRYGRVLAGAYTSEGRVYQGFYHQGAEDEGDYYDEKGENMKRQFLKSPLASVRVTSSYGRRFHPVLKKGKMHNGVDYGAPIGTKIRAVADGKVVYAGYKGANGNLIVLSHANGYRTIYAHLSKINKQVRPGKRVSKKQIIGRVGNTGRSTGPHLHFGMKHNGRYIDPSKVDAERGEPLKGSERARFLDDIVEPLSKRLNKALEKTGYKLEAAPINDQPSISAR, encoded by the coding sequence ATGATGCTGGCAATCGGCGCGGGCTTGTGGTGGTGGTTCGCCGAGCGCGACCCGGAGGGCGACAAACGCCTGGAGCAGGAGGTTCTGCTGGCGCGCGCGAGCGCGGTGGTCGGCGAGAGCGTGCTGGCGGCGCGCGCCCCGCTTGAGGTCGAAGAGGCCGACCCCGAGCTCGGGACCAGCAAACGCGAAGAGCAGCTCAACGCGGTCTGGGTCGAGGGCGAAGAGGTCGAGATGCGCGGCGTGCTCAAGTCTGGCGAGTCGATCTCGGGGGTCTTAAACGCCCGAAATATCTCTACGCAGTCAATTCACTCGGTGGTCAGCGCGACCGCTAAGGAGTTCAACTTCCGCCGAAGCCGCCCGGGCGACGAGTGGTTCGTGCGGGTGGGCGCCGACGGAAAGATCAATCTTTTGCGTTATCAGAGCTCCCCGGAAGACATCTGGGAGACCACCCGAAGCGGCGATGACACCTACCAATGCGTCAAGTTAGAGGTCGCGGTGCAGGTTCGCGAAGAGGTGATCGGCGGCGTCGTTAAGAGCAGCCTGTGGCAGGCGGTCGCCGACCAGGGCGAGGACGGCTCGCTGATCTATAATTTCGCCGATATCTTCGCCTATACCATCGACTTTAACGCCAATACCCAGCCCGGCGACCGCTTCGCGTTGGTGTTCGAGAAGGTCTATATCGAGGACCAATTCTTGCGCTACGGGCGGGTCTTGGCCGGCGCGTATACCAGCGAGGGCCGCGTCTATCAGGGGTTCTACCACCAGGGCGCCGAGGACGAGGGCGATTATTACGACGAAAAAGGCGAGAATATGAAGCGCCAATTTCTCAAAAGCCCGCTGGCGAGCGTGCGCGTCACGAGCAGCTACGGCCGGCGATTCCACCCGGTGCTCAAAAAGGGAAAGATGCATAATGGGGTCGACTATGGCGCGCCCATCGGCACCAAGATCCGGGCCGTCGCCGACGGAAAGGTCGTCTACGCCGGGTATAAAGGCGCCAACGGCAACCTCATCGTGCTCAGCCACGCCAATGGCTATCGGACCATCTACGCCCATCTATCGAAGATCAACAAACAGGTGCGGCCCGGAAAACGCGTGAGCAAAAAGCAGATCATCGGGCGCGTCGGCAACACGGGGCGCTCCACCGGCCCGCATCTGCATTTTGGGATGAAGCATAACGGGCGCTATATTGACCCGAGCAAGGTCGACGCCGAGCGCGGCGAGCCGCTTAAGGGTTCCGAGCGGGCGCGATTCCTCGACGATATCGTCGAGCCGCTCTCCAAGCGGTTGAATAAGGCGCTGGAGAAGACCGGTTATAAATTAGAGGCCGCGCCGATCAACGACCAGCCGAGCATCTCGGCGCGCTAA